Proteins encoded together in one Meles meles chromosome 7, mMelMel3.1 paternal haplotype, whole genome shotgun sequence window:
- the TUBA1B gene encoding tubulin alpha-1B chain — translation MRECISIHVGQAGVQIGNACWELYCLEHGIQPDGQMPSDKTIGGGDDSFNTFFSETGAGKHVPRAVFVDLEPTVIDEVRTGTYRQLFHPEQLITGKEDAANNYARGHYTIGKEIIDLVLDRIRKLADQCTGLQGFLVFHSFGGGTGSGFTSLLMERLSVDYGKKSKLEFSIYPAPQVSTAVVEPYNSILTTHTTLEHSDCAFMVDNEAIYDICRRNLDIERPTYTNLNRLISQIVSSITASLRFDGALNVDLTEFQTNLVPYPRIHFPLATYAPVISAEKAYHEQLSVAEITNACFEPANQMVKCDPRHGKYMACCLLYRGDVVPKDVNAAIATIKTKRSIQFVDWCPTGFKVGINYQPPTVVPGGDLAKVQRAVCMLSNTTAIAEAWARLDHKFDLMYAKRAFVHWYVGEGMEEGEFSEAREDMAALEKDYEEVGVDSVEGEGEEEGEEY, via the exons ATG CGTGAGTGTATCTCCATCCACGTCGGCCAGGCTGGTGTCCAGATCGGCAATGCCTGCTGGGAGCTCTATTGCCTGGAGCACGGCATTCAGCCCGATGGCCAGATGCCAAGTGACAAGACCATCGGGGGAGGAGACGACTCCTTCAACACCTTCTTCAGTGAGACGGGCGCTGGCAAGCATGTGCCCAGGGCCGTGTTCGTAGACCTGGAACCCACAGTCATTG atgaAGTTCGCACTGGCACCTACCGCCAGCTCTTCCACCCTGAGCAGCTCATCACAGGCAAGGAAGATGCTGCCAACAACTACGCCCGAGGGCACTACACCATTGGCAAGGAGATCATTGACCTTGTCTTGGACCGAATTCGGAAGCTG GCTGACCAGTGCACAGGTCTTCAGGGCTTCTTGGTTTTCCACAGCTTTGGAGGGGGAACTGGTTCCGGGTTCACCTCCCTGCTGATGGAACGTCTCTCTGTCGATTATGGCAAGAAGTCCAAGCTGGAGTTCTCCATTTACCCAGCCCCTCAGGTTTCCACAGCTGTAGTTGAGCCCTACAACTCCATCCTCACTACCCACACCACCCTGGAGCACTCTGATTGTGCCTTCATGGTAGACAACGAGGCCATCTATGACATCTGTCGTAGAAACCTCGATATCGAACGCCCAACCTACACTAATCTTAACCGCCTTATTAGCCAGATTGTGTCCTCCATCACTGCTTCCCTCAGATTCGATGGAGCCCTGAACGTTGATCTGACAGAATTCCAGACCAACCTGGTGCCCTATCCCCGTATCCACTTCCCTCTGGCCACCTATGCCCCTGTCATCTCTGCTGAGAAAGCCTACCATGAACAGCTTTCTGTAGCAGAGATCACCAACGCGTGCTTTGAGCCAGCTAACCAGATGGTGAAATGTGACCCTCGCCATGGTAAATACATGGCTTGCTGCCTGTTGTACCGTGGTGATGTGGTTCCCAAAGATGTCAATGCCGCCATTGCCACCATCAAGACCAAGCGCAGCATCCAGTTTGTGGACTGGTGCCCCACTGGCTTCAAAGTGGGCATTAATTACCAGCCTCCCACTGTGGTGCCCGGTGGAGACCTGGCCAAAGTCCAGCGAGCTGTGTGCATGCTGAGCAACACCACAGCCATCGCTGAGGCCTGGGCTCGCCTGGACCACAAGTTTGACCTGATGTATGCCAAGCGTGCCTTTGTTCACTGGTATGTGGGGGAGGGCATGGAGGAAGGAGAGTTTTCTGAGGCCCGTGAGGACATGGCTGCCCTTGAGAAGGATTATGAGGAGGTTGGTGTGGATTCTGttgagggagagggtgaagaagaaggagaggaatacTAA